A region from the Streptomyces lydicus genome encodes:
- a CDS encoding type I polyketide synthase, giving the protein MSATIDQYVEALRSSVKETERLKALNRELTAAGREPLAIVGMACRLPGGIDSPEALWELLERGGDGISGFPTDRGWDTKQPYAAEAEGPGTYARQGGFVHDAGSFDADFFGISPREALAMDPQQRILLETAWECLERSGIDPTSLRGSRTGVFVGATNSGYGVATSMSEDLEGYSLIGAATSVLSGRVAYSLGLEGPAVSVDTACSSSLVALHLAAQALRSGECTMALAGGVTVMATPGAFAEFGRQRGLAADGRCKPFAAGADGTGWGEGVALLLVERLSDARRNGHPVLAVLRGSAMNSDGASNGLTAPNGPSQQRVIHEALTNARLSAADVDAVEAHGTGTTLGDPIEAQALLATYGRGRAADRPLWLGSVKSNIGHTQSAAGAAGVIKMVMAMRHGVLPKSLHIDAPSPHVDWTAGAVELLAEARDWPKGTAPRRAGVSAFGVSGTNAHVILEEAPEPADTARQNPPAAAPPAPMPLVPWPLSAKTAHALRGQADRLRTFLDTAPHHAPADIGLSLATTRAALDHRAVVLAADREGFRAGLTALARGEKHAYVESGAALKGRTAFLFTGQGAQRAGMGRGLYAAFPVFADALDAVCARMDGALERPLRDVLFGDGELIDQTVYTQAGLFALEVALFRLLESWGVTPDFLLGHSIGELAAAHVAGVLSLDDACALVAARGRLMQALPSGGAMLAVEGVESEVAGALVSYEGRVSVAAVNGPTSVVVSGDADAVAELEAGWREAGRRVKRLTVSHAFHSPRMDAMLDEFADVAGKLAFHAPQIPIVSNVTGELADPDEIRTPAYWVRHVREAVRFADGVRSLRAAGVTKLVELGPDGVLTAMARQSVEDDAQTVAIPTLRAGRDELGSWWQAVALMHIRGIPADWAAVHAPSGARTVDLPTYAFQREHYWLLPSARERTGTAADHHDRRYRVGWKPVPEAVAPDLTGTWLLVTDEKSADTVLVRDCAATLTGSGADVRELVLTESSVERDCLARQLRESAAGVPLSGVLSLLAADERPDPGHPALPAGIARTVTLLQALGDTGIKAPLWLVTRGAVTVAPGEELAGIPGGQVWALGRVAALEYPRRWTGLVDLPAGAGPLDARTRRRLAGVLADSGDEDQIAVRPTGLFGRRLVDAPQAPVTDTWQPSGTVLVTGGTGALGAHVARWLADRGAPHLLLAGRRGPTAPSAAALAAELRARGTKVTVVACDVADRSAVDALLRDIPDDLPLTAVFHAAGTGAFAPLTETGLADFATGLEAKVAGAVNLHEALVHVPLETFVLFSSVAAVWGSGGQAAYAVANAFLDGLAERRHAAGLAATSIAWGPWAGDGMAGAAATSDYLRKRGLLPMDPQWAVGALGRAVDGADTCVAVADIDWPRFAATFTAARPRPLLDELPAVRDSRDRRPAAPTAPRGAASELAARLTGLSPAEQETVALATVRDQVAEVLGHRRGAEAVEPHRAFTELGFDSLTAIELREALNAATGLRLPATLIFDYPTSAALAEHLRTECLGGSAEAVRAHRTADADEPIAIIGMSCRYPYGVESPEDLWRLVLAGTDATSSFPDDRGWGLGALYDPEGAAPGTSYVREGAFLSGAADFDPAFFGISPREALAMDPQQRLLLETGWEVFERAGIDPTALRGSRTGVYTGTNGQDYLPLLLASEHGSESHQGIGNAAGVMSGRVAYTLGLEGPAMTVDTACSSSLVALHLAVQALCSGECDLALAGGVTVMSTPSAFVEFSRQGGLAADGRCKAFAASADGTAWGEGVGVLLVERLSDARRNGHRVLAVVRGSAVNSDGASNGLTAPNGPSQQRVIRQALANAGLSAVDVDVVEAHGTGTKLGDPIEAQALLATYGQDRPAGRPLWLGSLKSNIGHTQAASGVAGVIKMVMAMRHGVLPRTLHVDEPSPHVDWTAGAVELLTEERVWPAVGDRPLRAGVSSFGMSGTNAHVILEGAPEREPETDAVLAESGPGTVLPFVISGKSAAGLWAQAERLRAFVEEREDLTAADLALSLVTTRAVLEHRAVVLSPDRETALVRLAELAGGGSGAGVVTGVSVPGKTAFLFTGQGAQRAGMGRGLYAAFPVFADALDAVCARMDGSLQHPLRDVLFGDGELIDQTVYTQAGLFALEVALFRLLESWGVIPDFLLGHSIGELAAAHVAGVLSLDDACALVAARGRLMQALPSGGAMLAVEGVESEVAGALVSYEGRVSVAAVNGPTSVVVSGDADAVVELEAVWREAGRRVKRLTVSHAFHSPCMDAMLDEFAAVAAELTFHAPQLPIVSNVTGKLADADEIRTPGYWVRHVREAVRFADGVATLSGKGVSRFLELGPDGVLTAMVQESAESDVAVPVLRSSRDEVESLFTALATVHARGAAVDWAAVLAPSGGRTVELPTYAFVRERFWPRVSLVAGDVSAAGLGVMGHPLLGAGVALADGEGTVFTGRLSQTSHPWLADHVVHGQVVVPGTAFVELAVRAGDQVACGHLEELVLERPLVLPPGQAVQVQVSVEGVDELGRRPFTVHGRVERPGTDAGWPDQAWTRHAVGALTPTGQAATLTADAAQWPPADAVPAEVEDMYAALDAIGLHYGPVFQGVREVWLRGDEVFAEVALPEEEESRAARFGLHPALLDAALQSMAVRVFAAQGGGDGGAEAPARLPFSWSGVTLAASGAGLLRVHLRPTGTDGVALSATDGDGAPVISAERLVMRALQQEQFAAPAASAGQDSLYRLEWTRLPSAGGDEPAPGSVALLDAFGVPGVAEGLTAAGGAVCRMASTDEPVGELPGLVALPVADATAADVLPILRDWLADERWEGVPLAVLTRGAVDVGDGRAVADLAAAGVWGLVRSAQSEHPGRLVLVDVDDTPVSWAVLGGALASGEGQLVIRDGGVLAARLVKGGGGLVLPTGGEPWRLEGSERGALEDLAPVAVGLPVVGELAPGQVRVGVRATGVNFRDVLVALGSYPDATALMGSEGAGVVLEVGPGVEGLVVGDRVFGLFNGGFGPVVVVDRRLVARVPVGWSFVQAASVPMAFLTAYYGLVDLGGLGSGESVLVHAAAGGVGMAAVQLARHLGAEVFATASVSKWPVVEGLGVSRERIASSRDLSFEDAFRERLGGRGVDVVLNALAGEYIDASARLLGEGGRFVEMGKADLRDAGSFADGVAYRAFDLFDAGLDRLGEMLAIVVDLFERGVLSLLPVRAWDVREVVSAFRLMSRGGHVGKNVLTFPRPLDRDGTVLITGGTGALGGLLARHLVTEYGVRHLVLTSRRGGDAPGASDLLTELRGLGAEVVAVACDVSDREALAAVLDGIPAEHALTGIVHTAGVVDDGVFASMTPDRLAAVFAPKADAALHLHELTAHLDLAMFTLYSSIAATYGSPGQANYAAANAVLDALAHHRRAHGLAGQALAWGPWDQSTAGGMVGELSQGDRERMSRSGFRPLAPERGLALFNRALQAPAPSLVTADIDTAALAAHEPDALPALLRGLVRPARRTAATRTSATTGGVTLAQQLAGLGADEGSRLLLGVVRGEAAAVLGFAAPDAVEPQRSFADLGFDSLTAVELRNRLTAATGTRLPPTLIFDYPTPLALAEHLHREILGTEASPAREMLEDLERIARDMPHLDHADRLTIRTKVEALLEKWSGSVNDGKESDDSDIESATEADIFALIDSELELPTD; this is encoded by the coding sequence ATGAGTGCCACCATCGACCAGTACGTCGAAGCCCTGCGCAGCTCCGTGAAGGAGACCGAGCGGCTCAAGGCCCTCAACCGTGAACTGACCGCGGCCGGCCGCGAGCCCCTCGCCATCGTCGGCATGGCCTGCAGGCTGCCCGGCGGAATCGATTCCCCCGAAGCCCTCTGGGAACTGCTCGAGCGGGGCGGCGACGGCATCTCCGGATTCCCCACCGACCGGGGCTGGGACACGAAGCAGCCGTACGCCGCGGAGGCCGAAGGACCCGGGACCTACGCGCGGCAGGGCGGCTTCGTCCACGATGCGGGCTCCTTCGACGCGGACTTCTTCGGCATCTCGCCCCGCGAGGCCCTCGCCATGGATCCGCAGCAACGCATCCTCCTGGAAACCGCCTGGGAGTGCCTCGAACGGTCGGGCATCGACCCGACGTCGCTGCGCGGCAGCCGTACGGGAGTGTTCGTCGGGGCCACCAACTCCGGCTACGGAGTCGCGACGTCGATGTCCGAGGACCTTGAGGGCTACTCCCTGATCGGCGCCGCCACCAGCGTGCTCTCCGGCCGGGTGGCGTACTCGCTCGGTCTGGAGGGGCCGGCGGTGTCGGTGGACACGGCGTGCTCGTCGTCGCTGGTGGCGCTGCACCTCGCGGCCCAGGCGCTGCGCTCCGGCGAGTGCACGATGGCCCTCGCGGGCGGCGTCACCGTCATGGCCACCCCAGGTGCGTTCGCCGAGTTCGGCCGCCAGCGCGGCCTCGCGGCCGACGGCCGGTGCAAGCCCTTCGCGGCCGGAGCCGACGGCACCGGCTGGGGCGAGGGCGTGGCGCTGTTGCTGGTCGAGCGACTGTCCGACGCACGGCGCAACGGGCATCCCGTACTGGCCGTGCTCCGGGGCTCCGCGATGAACTCCGACGGCGCGTCGAACGGCCTGACCGCACCCAACGGACCCTCCCAACAGCGCGTCATCCACGAGGCATTGACCAACGCCCGGCTGTCGGCGGCCGATGTAGACGCCGTCGAGGCGCACGGCACCGGCACCACGCTCGGCGACCCCATCGAGGCGCAGGCGCTCCTCGCCACGTACGGCCGGGGCAGGGCGGCGGACCGGCCGCTGTGGCTCGGCTCGGTGAAGTCCAACATCGGGCACACACAGTCGGCGGCCGGTGCAGCCGGTGTCATCAAGATGGTCATGGCCATGCGCCACGGTGTCCTGCCCAAGTCCCTGCACATCGACGCGCCGTCGCCGCACGTGGACTGGACGGCGGGTGCGGTCGAGCTGCTGGCGGAGGCCCGCGACTGGCCGAAGGGCACCGCGCCGCGCCGGGCCGGCGTGTCGGCGTTCGGCGTGAGCGGCACCAACGCGCACGTGATCCTGGAAGAGGCGCCGGAGCCCGCGGACACGGCCAGGCAGAACCCACCCGCTGCCGCCCCTCCGGCTCCGATGCCCCTGGTGCCCTGGCCGCTGTCCGCGAAGACGGCACATGCGCTGCGCGGCCAGGCCGACCGGCTCCGTACGTTCCTCGACACCGCCCCCCACCACGCCCCCGCCGACATCGGGCTGTCGCTGGCGACGACCCGGGCCGCTCTGGACCACCGCGCGGTGGTGCTCGCCGCCGACCGCGAGGGATTCCGCGCGGGCCTCACCGCGCTCGCGCGGGGCGAGAAGCACGCGTACGTGGAGAGCGGCGCGGCGCTCAAGGGCCGGACCGCCTTCCTGTTCACGGGGCAGGGGGCGCAGCGGGCCGGGATGGGTCGGGGGCTGTATGCGGCGTTCCCGGTGTTTGCGGATGCGTTGGATGCGGTGTGTGCGCGGATGGATGGCGCTCTGGAGCGTCCGTTGCGTGATGTGCTCTTCGGTGACGGGGAGTTGATCGATCAGACGGTTTACACGCAGGCGGGATTGTTCGCGCTGGAGGTTGCTCTCTTCCGGTTGCTGGAGTCGTGGGGTGTCACTCCTGACTTCCTGCTGGGGCATTCGATTGGTGAGTTGGCTGCTGCGCATGTGGCGGGTGTGTTGTCGCTGGATGATGCGTGTGCGTTGGTGGCGGCGCGGGGTCGGTTGATGCAGGCGTTGCCGTCCGGTGGGGCGATGCTGGCTGTCGAGGGTGTGGAGTCCGAGGTCGCGGGGGCGCTGGTCTCGTACGAGGGCCGGGTGAGCGTTGCTGCGGTCAACGGGCCGACCTCGGTGGTGGTGTCCGGCGACGCGGATGCGGTCGCGGAGCTTGAGGCTGGGTGGCGCGAGGCAGGCCGGCGGGTCAAGCGGCTGACGGTCTCGCACGCCTTCCACTCGCCGCGCATGGACGCGATGCTCGACGAGTTCGCCGACGTGGCAGGGAAGCTGGCCTTCCACGCCCCGCAGATCCCGATCGTCTCCAACGTCACCGGCGAGCTCGCGGACCCCGACGAGATCCGGACCCCCGCCTACTGGGTCCGCCACGTCCGCGAAGCCGTCCGGTTCGCCGACGGTGTGCGGAGCCTGCGCGCGGCGGGCGTCACCAAGCTCGTCGAACTGGGCCCCGACGGCGTCCTGACCGCCATGGCCCGCCAGAGCGTCGAAGACGATGCGCAGACCGTCGCGATACCCACGCTGCGCGCGGGTCGCGACGAGCTCGGCTCCTGGTGGCAGGCCGTTGCGCTGATGCACATCCGCGGAATCCCGGCCGACTGGGCCGCCGTCCACGCCCCGAGCGGCGCACGTACGGTCGACCTGCCGACGTACGCCTTCCAGCGCGAGCACTACTGGCTGCTGCCCTCCGCGCGCGAGCGCACCGGTACCGCCGCCGACCACCACGACCGGCGCTACCGGGTCGGCTGGAAGCCCGTCCCCGAAGCCGTCGCCCCCGATCTGACCGGCACCTGGCTGCTGGTGACGGACGAGAAGTCCGCCGACACCGTGCTGGTGCGTGACTGCGCGGCCACCCTGACCGGCTCGGGCGCGGACGTACGCGAACTCGTCCTGACCGAATCGTCAGTCGAACGCGACTGCCTTGCACGTCAGTTGCGGGAGAGCGCCGCAGGCGTCCCCCTCTCGGGAGTGCTCTCCCTCCTCGCCGCCGACGAGCGACCGGACCCCGGCCACCCGGCACTGCCCGCCGGCATCGCCCGTACCGTCACTCTCCTCCAGGCGCTTGGAGACACGGGCATCAAGGCCCCGCTTTGGCTGGTCACGCGTGGCGCGGTCACTGTGGCGCCCGGAGAGGAACTGGCCGGCATCCCCGGCGGACAGGTGTGGGCCCTCGGCCGGGTCGCCGCCCTGGAGTACCCGCGCCGCTGGACCGGGCTTGTGGACCTGCCCGCCGGCGCCGGGCCGCTGGACGCACGTACCCGCAGAAGGCTGGCCGGAGTGCTGGCCGACAGTGGCGACGAGGACCAGATCGCGGTACGGCCGACCGGACTGTTCGGGCGCCGCCTCGTCGATGCGCCCCAGGCCCCGGTCACCGACACCTGGCAGCCGTCCGGCACCGTCCTGGTCACCGGCGGCACGGGCGCGCTCGGCGCACACGTCGCGCGCTGGCTCGCGGACCGGGGCGCCCCTCACCTCCTGCTGGCCGGCCGCCGGGGCCCGACAGCCCCCTCGGCCGCCGCCCTGGCGGCCGAACTCCGGGCGCGCGGCACCAAGGTCACCGTCGTCGCCTGCGACGTCGCGGACCGGAGCGCGGTGGACGCGCTCCTGCGTGACATCCCGGACGACCTTCCGCTCACGGCGGTCTTCCACGCGGCCGGCACCGGCGCCTTCGCCCCCCTGACGGAGACCGGGCTCGCCGACTTCGCGACCGGACTCGAAGCCAAGGTGGCCGGCGCCGTCAACCTGCACGAGGCGCTTGTCCACGTACCCCTGGAAACGTTCGTGCTGTTTTCGTCCGTCGCCGCCGTCTGGGGCAGCGGTGGCCAGGCCGCGTACGCCGTCGCGAACGCCTTCCTGGACGGACTCGCTGAGCGCAGGCACGCCGCCGGACTCGCCGCCACCTCGATCGCCTGGGGCCCGTGGGCCGGCGACGGCATGGCGGGCGCCGCCGCCACCAGCGACTACCTGCGCAAGCGCGGACTGCTGCCGATGGACCCGCAGTGGGCCGTCGGCGCACTGGGCCGGGCCGTGGACGGCGCCGACACCTGCGTGGCGGTCGCGGACATCGACTGGCCCCGGTTCGCCGCCACCTTCACCGCGGCCCGACCCCGCCCGCTCCTCGACGAGCTGCCTGCCGTCCGCGACTCCCGTGACCGTCGGCCCGCCGCGCCGACCGCACCCCGCGGCGCGGCCTCGGAACTCGCCGCCCGCCTCACGGGTCTGTCGCCCGCCGAACAGGAGACGGTGGCCCTGGCGACGGTACGGGACCAGGTCGCGGAGGTGCTCGGCCACCGGCGCGGCGCCGAGGCGGTCGAACCGCACCGGGCGTTCACCGAACTCGGCTTCGACTCGCTCACCGCGATCGAACTGCGCGAAGCCCTGAACGCCGCGACCGGCCTGCGCCTGCCCGCGACCCTGATCTTCGACTACCCCACCTCGGCCGCCCTCGCGGAGCATCTGCGGACCGAGTGCCTCGGCGGTTCCGCCGAGGCCGTGCGCGCACACCGCACCGCGGACGCGGACGAGCCGATCGCGATCATCGGCATGAGCTGCCGCTACCCCTATGGCGTGGAGTCCCCCGAGGACCTGTGGCGGCTGGTGCTGGCGGGCACGGACGCGACCTCGTCCTTTCCCGACGACCGGGGGTGGGGCCTCGGCGCGTTGTACGACCCCGAGGGCGCCGCACCGGGCACCTCGTACGTCCGCGAGGGCGCTTTCCTGTCCGGCGCAGCCGACTTCGACCCGGCCTTCTTCGGAATCTCGCCGCGCGAGGCCCTCGCCATGGACCCGCAGCAGCGGCTTCTCCTGGAAACGGGCTGGGAGGTGTTCGAGCGCGCCGGTATCGACCCGACGGCGCTGCGCGGCAGCCGAACCGGCGTCTACACCGGCACGAACGGTCAGGACTACCTCCCGCTGCTCCTGGCCTCCGAGCACGGCAGCGAGAGCCACCAGGGCATCGGCAACGCGGCTGGAGTGATGTCCGGTCGGGTCGCGTACACGCTCGGCCTGGAGGGCCCGGCGATGACGGTCGACACGGCGTGTTCGTCGTCGCTGGTGGCGCTGCACCTGGCGGTGCAGGCGCTGTGCAGCGGCGAGTGCGACTTGGCGCTGGCCGGCGGTGTCACGGTGATGTCCACGCCCTCCGCGTTCGTCGAGTTCAGCCGCCAGGGCGGGCTCGCGGCCGACGGCCGCTGCAAGGCGTTCGCCGCGTCGGCCGACGGTACGGCGTGGGGCGAGGGCGTCGGTGTGCTGCTGGTGGAGCGGTTGTCGGATGCGCGTCGCAATGGTCATCGGGTGCTGGCGGTGGTGCGGGGTTCGGCGGTGAACTCCGATGGTGCGTCGAACGGTTTGACGGCGCCGAACGGTCCGTCGCAGCAGCGGGTGATTCGGCAGGCGTTGGCGAATGCGGGGTTGTCCGCGGTCGATGTGGACGTGGTCGAGGCGCATGGTACGGGTACGAAGCTGGGTGACCCGATCGAGGCGCAGGCGTTGCTCGCCACGTACGGTCAGGACCGGCCGGCCGGCCGGCCGCTGTGGTTGGGGTCGCTGAAGTCGAACATCGGTCACACGCAGGCTGCTTCCGGGGTTGCCGGTGTGATCAAGATGGTCATGGCGATGCGGCATGGAGTGCTGCCCCGGACGCTGCACGTGGACGAGCCGTCGCCGCATGTGGATTGGACGGCGGGTGCGGTCGAGCTGCTGACGGAGGAGCGGGTGTGGCCGGCGGTCGGGGATCGGCCGCTGCGGGCTGGTGTGTCCTCGTTCGGCATGAGTGGCACCAACGCCCACGTGATCCTGGAGGGGGCGCCTGAGCGCGAGCCCGAGACGGATGCCGTGTTGGCGGAGTCCGGGCCCGGGACGGTGCTGCCGTTCGTGATTTCCGGCAAGTCGGCGGCAGGGCTGTGGGCCCAGGCGGAGCGGCTGCGCGCCTTCGTGGAGGAGCGGGAGGACCTGACGGCCGCCGACCTCGCGTTGTCGTTGGTGACGACGCGGGCGGTGCTGGAGCACCGGGCGGTGGTGTTGTCCCCGGACCGTGAGACGGCTTTGGTCCGGCTGGCGGAGCTCGCCGGGGGTGGTTCCGGGGCGGGTGTGGTGACCGGTGTGTCGGTGCCGGGGAAGACGGCGTTCTTGTTCACGGGGCAGGGGGCGCAGCGGGCCGGGATGGGGCGGGGGCTGTATGCGGCGTTCCCGGTGTTTGCGGATGCTTTGGATGCGGTGTGTGCGCGGATGGACGGTTCCTTGCAGCATCCGTTGCGTGATGTGCTCTTCGGTGACGGGGAGTTGATCGATCAGACGGTTTACACGCAGGCGGGACTGTTTGCGCTGGAGGTTGCTCTCTTCCGGCTGCTGGAGTCGTGGGGTGTCATCCCTGACTTCCTGCTGGGGCATTCGATTGGTGAGTTGGCTGCTGCGCATGTGGCGGGTGTGTTGTCGCTGGATGATGCGTGTGCGTTGGTGGCGGCGCGGGGTCGGCTGATGCAGGCTCTGCCGTCCGGTGGGGCCATGCTCGCTGTTGAGGGGGTGGAGTCCGAGGTCGCGGGGGCGCTGGTCTCGTATGAGGGTCGGGTGAGCGTTGCTGCGGTCAATGGGCCGACCTCGGTGGTGGTGTCCGGTGACGCGGATGCTGTCGTGGAGCTTGAGGCTGTGTGGCGTGAGGCGGGTCGTCGGGTCAAGCGGCTGACGGTTTCGCATGCGTTCCACTCGCCGTGTATGGACGCGATGTTGGATGAATTCGCTGCTGTGGCAGCAGAGCTGACCTTCCATGCCCCGCAGCTGCCGATCGTTTCCAACGTGACCGGGAAGCTCGCCGACGCGGACGAGATCCGGACCCCGGGTTACTGGGTGAGGCATGTCCGCGAGGCGGTGCGTTTCGCTGACGGCGTGGCCACCCTGAGTGGCAAGGGCGTCAGCCGCTTCCTGGAGCTGGGCCCCGACGGCGTACTCACCGCCATGGTGCAGGAGAGCGCCGAGAGCGACGTGGCGGTTCCGGTGCTGCGCTCCAGCCGTGACGAGGTCGAATCCCTGTTCACGGCGCTGGCCACGGTGCATGCACGGGGCGCGGCTGTGGACTGGGCCGCTGTCCTGGCCCCGTCCGGTGGGCGGACCGTCGAGCTGCCGACGTACGCGTTCGTGCGTGAGCGGTTCTGGCCGAGGGTCTCGCTGGTCGCGGGCGACGTGAGCGCTGCCGGCCTGGGCGTCATGGGCCATCCGCTGCTGGGTGCCGGGGTGGCTCTTGCCGACGGAGAGGGCACGGTGTTCACCGGGCGGCTCTCTCAGACCTCGCACCCGTGGCTGGCCGATCACGTCGTCCACGGGCAGGTCGTGGTCCCCGGCACCGCGTTCGTGGAGCTGGCCGTACGTGCGGGCGACCAGGTCGCCTGTGGGCACCTTGAGGAATTGGTGCTGGAAAGGCCGCTGGTCCTGCCGCCGGGGCAGGCGGTGCAGGTGCAGGTCAGTGTGGAGGGAGTCGACGAACTGGGGCGGCGGCCGTTCACGGTGCACGGGCGCGTGGAGCGTCCCGGCACCGACGCCGGATGGCCGGACCAGGCGTGGACCCGTCACGCCGTCGGAGCCCTGACCCCCACCGGGCAGGCGGCCACTCTCACCGCCGACGCCGCCCAGTGGCCGCCGGCCGACGCCGTGCCGGCCGAGGTCGAGGATATGTACGCAGCTCTCGATGCGATCGGGCTGCACTACGGTCCCGTCTTCCAAGGCGTACGTGAGGTGTGGCTGCGCGGCGACGAAGTGTTCGCGGAAGTGGCCCTTCCCGAAGAGGAAGAAAGCCGGGCGGCGCGGTTCGGGCTGCACCCGGCACTGCTCGACGCCGCGCTCCAGTCCATGGCCGTACGAGTCTTCGCAGCTCAGGGTGGCGGCGACGGCGGTGCGGAAGCGCCCGCGCGGCTCCCCTTCTCTTGGTCCGGGGTCACCCTGGCCGCCTCCGGCGCGGGCCTGCTGCGGGTGCACCTCCGCCCGACCGGCACGGACGGCGTCGCGCTGAGCGCCACCGACGGCGACGGCGCACCCGTCATCTCCGCCGAACGGCTCGTGATGCGCGCACTCCAGCAGGAGCAATTCGCCGCGCCCGCCGCCTCTGCCGGACAGGACTCGCTGTACCGTCTGGAGTGGACCAGGCTGCCGAGCGCCGGCGGCGACGAACCGGCACCCGGCTCTGTCGCTCTGCTCGATGCGTTTGGTGTGCCAGGGGTCGCGGAGGGTCTGACGGCCGCAGGCGGTGCCGTATGCCGCATGGCCTCCACCGACGAACCCGTGGGTGAACTCCCCGGCTTGGTGGCTCTGCCGGTGGCGGACGCGACTGCGGCCGACGTACTGCCGATCCTGCGGGACTGGCTCGCGGACGAGCGATGGGAGGGCGTGCCCCTCGCGGTGCTGACGCGTGGTGCGGTGGATGTGGGTGATGGCCGTGCGGTGGCGGATCTGGCTGCTGCTGGTGTGTGGGGTCTGGTGCGTTCGGCGCAGTCGGAGCACCCCGGGCGCCTTGTACTGGTGGACGTGGACGATACGCCCGTTTCGTGGGCTGTGTTGGGCGGTGCCCTTGCCAGCGGTGAAGGCCAGCTGGTGATTCGTGACGGTGGTGTGCTGGCTGCGCGTCTGGTGAAGGGTGGCGGTGGCCTGGTCCTGCCGACCGGAGGTGAACCCTGGCGTTTGGAGGGTTCTGAGCGGGGCGCGCTGGAAGACCTCGCGCCGGTTGCGGTGGGCTTGCCGGTGGTGGGCGAACTCGCTCCTGGGCAGGTGCGGGTTGGTGTGCGTGCGACGGGGGTGAACTTCCGTGACGTGTTGGTCGCTCTTGGTTCGTATCCGGATGCCACTGCTCTGATGGGTTCTGAGGGTGCGGGTGTGGTCCTGGAGGTCGGTCCCGGTGTTGAGGGGTTGGTGGTTGGGGACCGGGTCTTCGGGCTGTTCAACGGTGGTTTCGGTCCGGTGGTGGTGGTTGATCGGCGTTTGGTGGCGCGGGTGCCGGTGGGGTGGTCGTTCGTGCAGGCGGCGTCGGTGCCGATGGCGTTTTTGACGGCGTATTACGGGTTGGTGGATCTGGGTGGTCTGGGCTCGGGTGAGTCGGTGCTTGTGCATGCGGCTGCTGGTGGTGTGGGTATGGCTGCTGTGCAGTTGGCGCGGCATTTGGGTGCTGAGGTGTTTGCGACGGCGAGTGTGTCGAAGTGGCCGGTCGTGGAGGGTCTCGGGGTTTCGCGTGAGCGGATCGCTTCCTCTCGTGATCTGTCGTTCGAGGACGCTTTCCGTGAGCGGCTGGGCGGGCGTGGTGTTGATGTGGTCCTCAATGCTTTGGCGGGGGAGTACATCGATGCGAGTGCCCGGTTGTTGGGGGAGGGTGGTCGGTTTGTCGAGATGGGCAAGGCCGATCTTCGCGACGCTGGTTCCTTCGCGGACGGGGTTGCGTATAGGGCGTTTGATCTCTTCGATGCGGGTTTGGATCGGTTGGGCGAGATGCTCGCCATCGTTGTGGATTTGTTTGAGCGGGGTGTGTTGTCGCTGTTGCCGGTTCGGGCGTGGGATGTGCGGGAGGTGGTGTCTGCGTTCCGGTTGATGAGCCGGGGTGGGCATGTCGGCAAGAACGTCCTTACCTTCCCTCGTCCTCTCGACCGTGACGGCACTGTTTTGATCACGGGTGGTACGGGTGCGTTGGGTGGTTTGTTGGCCCGGCATCTGGTGACTGAGTACGGGGTGCGTCATCTGGTGCTGACCAGTCGTCGGGGCGGGGATGCTCCGGGTGCTTCCGACCTCCTCACGGAGCTGCGGGGCCTGGGTGCTGAGGTTGTTGCGGTGGCGTGTGACGTCTCTGACCGCGAGGCCCTGGCGGCTGTGCTGGATGGGATTCCGGCTGAGCATGCCCTGACGGGCATCGTGCACACCGCCGGTGTGGTGGATGACGGTGTCTTTGCGTCGATGACGCCTGACCGACTGGCTGCCGTCTTCGCGCCGAAGGCTGACGCGGCGTTGCATCTGCATGAGCTGACCGCTCACCTCGACCTGGCGATGTTCACGCTGTACTCGTCGATCGCGGCGACCTATGGTTCGCCGGGTCAGGCCAACTACGCTGCCGCCAACGCCGTTCTCGACGCCCTCGCTCATCACCGTCGGGCCCACGGCCTGGCCGGACAGGCCCTGGCCTGGGGGCCGTGGGACCAGAGCACCGCCGGTGGCATGGTCGGCGAACTGAGCCAGGGGGACCGGGAGCGAATGAGCCGCTCCGGGTTCCGCCCGCTCGCACCCGAGCGCGGTCTCGCCCTGTTCAACCGGGCGCTCCAGGCGCCTGCCCCTTCCTTGGTCACCGCCGACATCGACACCGCTGCTCTCGCGGCCCACGAGCCCGATGCCCTGCCTGCTCTGCTGCGCGGCCTGGTCCGACCGGCTCGCCGCACCGCCGCCACCCGCACCAGCGCAACCACCGGCGGCGTCACCCTGGCCCAGCAACTGGCCGGGCTCGGTGCGGACGAGGGGAGCCGGCTCCTCCTGGGCGTCGTACGTGGTGAGGCCGCCGCGGTCCTCGGTTTCGCCGCACCGGACGCGGTCGAACCGCAACGCTCCTTCGCGGATCTGGGCTTCGACTCCCTCACCGCTGTCGAGCTCCGCAACCGGCTCACCGCCGCCACCGGCACCCGTCTGCCCCCCACCCTCATCTTCGACTACCCCACCCCCCTCGCGCTTGCCGAACACCTCCACCGCGAAATCCTCGGGACCGAGGCATCTCCCGCTAGAGAGATGCTGGAGGATCTCGAGAGGATCGCCAGAGACATGCCGCACCTCGATCACGCGGACAGGCTCACAATTCGTACCAAGGTGGAAGCTCTCCTGGAGAAGTGGAGTGGTTCGGTGAACGATGGAAAGGAGTCCGATGACAGTGACATCGAGTCCGCGACCGAGGCCGATATATTCGCCCTGATCGACAGTGAGTTGGAACTTCCGACCGACTGA